Sequence from the Xylanibacillus composti genome:
TGGAAGCAGGCCCGCCTTGATATGCAGCGGGCACGCCAAGAGGACGGACGGTCGCTGGGCCAATTGCTTGGAGACACGGTCAAGCATGCGATTGAGCAGCTGTTTGCGATTGGCGGCATCCTCATCTTCTGTTCCGTCGCTGCAGCCATGCTTCGGCAGCTTTTGCCCCCTCTGCACACGGCTGCGGGAGAAGCTTGGATTAGCGCGCTGCTGGAAGTTCATCTGGGCGCCCGGCAACTGGCGGATATGCCGCAGCAGGAAGTGAAGCTGACGATGGCAGCCATCGGAGCACTGCTGGGCTTCAGCGGTTTGTCCATGCTGTTGCAAGTGCGGGCGTTGGTTGCCAGGACCGGCATCCGCTTTCGCATTTTCTTCTACTCGCGCCTTATGCACGCAGCACTGGCTTTTGGATTGACGCTCGTCATCTGGGAACCGCTTTTGCGCTTCCTTCAGCGAACAGCCATACCCGCACTGGCATCAGGCTGGCCAGTCTCGGCGCAAGGCGGCCAAGACATGGAAAGTCTCTATGTATGGGCTGTCGCAGCCCCGGCCTTATCGGCAGCTCTGTTCGGGACTGTTGTCGCATGCAGCGCATTGCTGCTGGGCGTGAAGCGGGCCGGACATCGTCTTGCTCATCTATTCCGCCGATTCTAGAGATGAGCTGGACGACAGCTTGCGCCTAAGCTCCTTTTCCACAACATCGGGGACCAAATCTGAGACTTGCCCTTGAAAACGCGCGATTTCTTTCACGATGCTGGAGCTCAAATAAGAGTATTTCGGATTCGTCATCATGAAGAAGGTTTCGATTGTGTCATCCAGCTTTTGATTGGTGGACGCCATCTGCAGTTCGTATTCGAAATCCGAGACCGCGCGCAGGCCGCGGACAATGATATG
This genomic interval carries:
- a CDS encoding nucleoside recognition domain-containing protein yields the protein MFFNRKAIAVWVPALLAVLSTAVFLSNPEQVFQAASTGVEIWWKVVFPALMPYFMLTELLLASGLLHFCGRLATPITGPLLGLPGSALWALFSGWIGGYPAGAKATAVLSQQGIIQKQQSERLLALSHAAAPALIATVIAVGFFRMPQLALPLLLIHWGSLLAMAVLLAWLVPQPRQAVPESSESLWKQARLDMQRARQEDGRSLGQLLGDTVKHAIEQLFAIGGILIFCSVAAAMLRQLLPPLHTAAGEAWISALLEVHLGARQLADMPQQEVKLTMAAIGALLGFSGLSMLLQVRALVARTGIRFRIFFYSRLMHAALAFGLTLVIWEPLLRFLQRTAIPALASGWPVSAQGGQDMESLYVWAVAAPALSAALFGTVVACSALLLGVKRAGHRLAHLFRRF
- the coaD gene encoding pantetheine-phosphate adenylyltransferase; its protein translation is MSRKERVAVYPGSFDPVTFGHLDIIQRAAKQFDWVIVAVLNNEKKNPLFSVQERKELLYQVTLDMPNVEVDSFNELLINYMRSKDAHIIVRGLRAVSDFEYELQMASTNQKLDDTIETFFMMTNPKYSYLSSSIVKEIARFQGQVSDLVPDVVEKELRRKLSSSSSLESAE